CAAAACTTCATCGGCTGAATTGGAAAAGCTTGTCATTATTCCTACGTACAATGAGAAGGACAATATCCGTAACATCATTGACGCTGTATTTTCCTTACAGCAGAATTTCCATATCCTGATTGTGGACGATGGTTCTCCTGACGGTACAGGCAATATTGTAAAATCACTGCAAAACGAACATCCCGGACAACTGTTCCTGGAAGAGCGTTCCGGTAAACAGGGGCTGGGCACTGCCTACATCCACGGTTTCAAATGGGCACTGGCCAGAAACTACCAGTATATCTTTGAAATGGATGCCGATTTTTCCCATAACCCCAAAGACCTGGTACGCCTGTACGATGCCTGCGCCAAAGGTGGTGCAGACGTGGCAGTAGGCTCCCGCTATGTAAAAGGCGGGAAAACCGAAAACTGGCCATGGGACAGGGCCGTACTCTCTTACGGCGCTTCCATCTATGTAGGCATGATCACCTGGATGCCGGTGAAGGATCCCACTGCCGGTTTTGTATGTTACCGCAATACCGTACTGGAAGCCATCAATCTCGACCAGATCCAGTTTGTAGGGTATGCCTTCCAGATAGAAATGAAATTTACCGCCTGGAAACTGGGCTTTACCATCGCCGAGGTCCCCATCACGTTCAAAGACCGTCGCGAAGGGTATTCCAAAATGAGTAAAGGCATTGTGAAGGAAGGTGTGCTGGGCGTATTAAAAATTCAATGGCAGAGCCTTTTCCGTAACTATAAAAAAAGAGTTACCAATTAATTAATCTGATAGTTGGCGTATTTGGATATTTGGGTATTTACCTTCGCACCGCGATACCCAAATATCTGAATTTTGAATAGCGGGCCACGATTTTTCGGGTCCGAACTGAGTGTGTATGAAAAAAGCGTTTTTACAGCTGCACCTTTCTGTATTTCTTGCAGGATTCACGGGCATTTTAGGCAAGCTGATATCCCTTAATGAAGGATTACTGGTATGGTACCGGTTGCTCATCACTGCTGTTACCATGTATGTCCTGTTCCGTTTACAGGGCACCTTCCGCAAACTTCCCTGGAAAGATATTGTGCCGATAGGCGCTACCGGTGTGGTGGTAGCCCTACACTGGCTTTTCTTTTATGGCAGTATTAAATATTCCAATGTATCTATCGGGGTGATTTGTTTCTCGCTCACCAGCCTCTTTACCGCTGTTTTTGATCCGCTGATCAACCGGCGCCGTTTTGACGTGGCGGAAATGTTGCTCTCTATGCTGACGCTTTTCGGCATTCTGCTGATTTTTCATTTTGACACCCAATACCGCACCGGTATTGTGCTGGGCATTATTTCCGCGATGTTTGCCGCGCTGTTTACCGTGTACAACAAACGCCTGGTCAAACGTTTTGATACCAATACCATTACCTTTTACGAATTATCCACCGGCCTTGTGGTGCTCTCCCTGGCACTGCCTTTTTACCTGCATTTTTTCCCTGTCAGCTCTGTGATACCGGGCTTTTCCGACCTGATGTACCTGTTGGTGCTGGCCTGGTTATGCACCATTTGTATGTATACCCTGAGCATGAACGCGCTGAAAAAGATCTCACCCTTCACCGTTAATCTCTGCTTTAACCTGGAGCCGGTGTACAGTATTGTGCTGGCTTTTATCCTTTTTCATGAGAACAAGCACCTCAACAACGCTTTCTACGCAGGCCTGGCCTGTATTGTATTGTCTGTAGCCCTGCAAATGGCGCGGGTTACCTGGCAGCATAAGACCGGCAGAGTGATGGCAGGTTAAAACAATTCCAGGTCCAGGTGCTGATAGGCGTCCAGAAAATGATTGTCTGGCTCCAGTTCTGTGATGAGGTAGTTGATCTGGTTGAGATCACACACTTTCATGCGTTGGGAAGAGTTCAGTTTTTCCGCGATGCTCAGGATGGCCATTTTCTTGGAAGCCCTTAACATGGCCCTTTTCACCTGTACCACTTCCCAGTCTGATTCCGTCATGCCGTCCTGTATGGAGAAGCCGTTGGCGCCCAGCAGGCACAGGTCCACTTTTATCTCTGCCAGCTGGTTGATAACGCTGGCGCCTATATGAATATGTGAACTGCGGGACAACTGGCCGCCGATGGTGATAACGGTCAGGTTGGGATGTTCTACCAGTTGCAGCGCCACGAGGGGGCTGATGGTAAAAAACGTGGCCCGCAGGTTGACCGGTATCGCTTTTGCCAATTCTATCATCGTGGTGCCTCCACCGGTGAGGATGACCATATCGTTTTTCAGCAGTTTCAGTGTCTTTTCCGCTATTTGCTTTTTTGCGGCCTGTGCATAAACGGAGTTTCCTTCATCGAACGGATAGTGGAAAGAACGGCCGATGGCGCCGCCATGCACTTTCAATACTTTGCCTTCTTCCGCCATCTCTTTCAGGTCTCTTCGGACGGTATCTTCAGAAATACTGAGCATGGCGCTGATATCGGTGGAAAGAACTTTGTTGTGCAGGTTGATCTGCTTCATAATAAACGCCTGGCGCTCTTCTTTCAACATGCTGTGGGGAATTTTTTGCTTGTTCACAAATGTAGAAAAATCTAATCCAAATTGATTATGCGTGTTTTAGCAATATTTCACATTAAATAAACGCATTTTCCTGTAATTTGCCTTTTTTTCAAGAAATTTTATGCTACTTTCATGCACTAAAACGCAAATAAATGCAAGATTCCCGTGTACCTGAGTGAGAAACTGCGTTCTTTCTGTAAACAGTAACCGATTGTAGAAAATAGTTTAATTATCTGTATTCCAACACGTTAGAACTAAAAACTTTTAAAACAGCCAACATCTAAATCTAAAAACATGAAGAAAAGGCTACTTTTCACTTTCATTTTTTTGCTGGTTTATGCGAGTTCATGGGCCCAAAATATCATTACGGGCACTGTACTGGATAAGAGCAGCCAGCAACCCATTATCGGGGCTACGATAACCGCCGGTAAAAAAGGTACCGTGACCGATCCGGACGGGAAGTTCAGACTGGACGCACCTGCCGGCACGGTGGTAGTACATGTTACCTTTATCGGCTATCAGCCGCAGGACGTACCGGTAGGCAAAAATGCCCTGCGCATCCTGCTGTCGCCCGATGAACGTTCCCTGGAACAGGTAGTCGTGGTAGGTTATGGCACCCAGAAAAAAGCCAACCTCACCGGTGCTGTTAACACCGTAGATATCAGCAAAACCATGCAGGGGCGCCCTATCACCGACCCCTCCAAAGCACTGCAGGGTATCTCTCCGGGCCTCAACATCCAGTATTCCAACGGCGGTTTAACAGCCGGCCCTTCTATCAACATCCGCGGCATGGGCTCCGTTAACGGCAGCAACCGCCCGCTGATCCTGGTAGACAACGTGGAAACACCGGACCTCACCATGATCAATCCGGAAGACATCGAAAGCGTTTCCGTGTTGAAAGATGCGGCTTCCACCTCCATCTATGGCGCCCGCGCCGCTTTTGGTGTGGTGCTCATCAAAACAAAATCAGGTGTTCGTAACATGCCGACAAGAGTTACCTACTCCAACAACTTTGGCTGGAACTCCCCCACCAGTCTGCCTGATTTCGCTGATCCCGTACAGGAACTGACAGGACTGATCAACGCCGCCAAACGTACTGGTGCTACCTCTCCTGAACTGTTTGGTATGCAACTGAGCAAACTGCGCGACGGCATCAAAAACTGGCAGGACAAATATGCCAACAACCGCAAAAGCAACGAAATGGTGCCCGGCGAAGATTTTGACCTGCCTACCGGCAGCAGCCCGGCTTATTTCTACCGCGTATGGGACGTTAAAGATATCATGCTCAGAAAATGGTCCCCGCAACAGGTACACAACCTGAGCGTACAGGGCGGCAGCGAAAAAGTATCCTACTTCCTGTCTGCCGGCTACAACAACACCGGAGGCGTGATGAAGCTCAATCCTGACCAGGTGAAGAAATACAACATCACCGGCGCCGTAAATGCCTCTGTGACCAACTGGCTGGACCTGGACCTGAAAATGATGTACCGTAACTTCGAGTACGACTACCCTTACCAATACCAGAACTATTTTCAATACATGTGGCGCTGGGGCGCGTACTTCCCGTACGGCACCTACCAGGGCAACTACTTCCGCCATACTCCCGGCTATTTAGCCAACGCTCCGACCAACGATGTTGTGGACAACTACACTCGTGTAAACCTGGGCGCTACCCTGAAACTCACCAAAGACCTGAACGTACGTGCTGATTATACTATTGGCCGCGACAACATCATGCGTCATGAAGTAGGCGGAAAGGTAATGCTGTGGGACTTCTGGCAATCCACTATGCCATTGAAAGACCTGGCCGCCGGTACCAGCGACAACAAGATGGGCTACCGCGCCAACCGTTATAAAGTAAATACTTTCAACATCTACGCCACCTACGATAAGAAGCTGAGTAAAGACCACGCCATCAAAGTAATGGTGGGCGCCAATGCGGAAGATGCTGACACCGTTGGTGTAAATGCATCCCGCCTGACGCCACTGGACCAGTCCAAACCGGAATTCAACCTGGCTGTAGGTGACATGTCCACCAGCGGTTTCCATCTTGCGCGCGCCTATGCAGGTTTCTTCGGCAGGGTGAACTATAACTACAAAGACAAATGGTTACTGGAGCTGAACGGTCGTTATGACGGCGCTTCTTCCTTCCCTCCTGCTGACCGCTGGGCATTTTTTCCATCTGCGTCCGCAGGTTACCGCATCAGCCAGGAGTCTTTCTTCCAGCCGGTCCGCAATATCCTGTCTGACATGAAGATCCGTGCCTCTTATGGTACCCTGGGCAACCAGGACCTGGGCGGCGTATACTATATTCCGTTCATGCCAACCAGCACTGTAAACTGGGTGGTAGGCAATAACAATGCACCAGGCGTTGCCGCACCTACCGCAGTAACCAAATCCCTCACCTGGGAAACTGTGCGTACACTGGACTTTGGTACAGACATCAGCCTGTTCAACAATAACATCAATGTGACCTTTGACTGGTACGAGCGTAATACCTCTGATATGCTTACCAGCAAAGCCGTTCCTTCCGCTTTCGGTGCTGCCGCCCCAATGGTAAACAATGGCGCACTGCGTACCCGCGGTTACGAAATCTCCATTGACGCGAACTATCCGCTGAAAAAAGACTGGACCATATATGGTACACTGAGCTTCTGGGACAGCAAAACATTTGTTACACAGTGGGACAACCCGTCCATGCTGCTGACCCAAAACTATGTCGGCAAACAACTGGGCGAGATCTGGGGCTTTGAAACAGACCGTTATTTCACCAAAGATGACGATATGACCAAGCTGCCCGACCAGTCCAAGCTGACTGACGGTACCTTTAAATTCGGTCCCGGCGATATCAAATACAAGGACCTGGACGGCAGCGGCGTGATTGACGGCGGCAAAGGCTCCCTGAACGACCACGGTGACCTGAAACGTATCGGTAACGCCCTCCCCCGCTATCAATACAGCGTAAGACTGGGTACTACCTTCAAACAGTTCGATTTCGATGTATTGTTCCAGGGTGTAGGAAAACAGAACTACTGGGGCCTCGGTGACCTCGCCATCCCGCTGTACCGCGCCGGCGACATCCTGTATGATCACCAGCTGGACTTCTGGACAGAAAGCAATCCAAACGCCAAATACCCGAACCCATATCCCAACAATGCCAACGGTAAAGTTCAGGGTCTGACCGCTGCCGCCGGTGGCAACAACTTCTACCCACAATCCAAATACCTGCTTAACCTGGCATATCTGCGCCTGAAAAACATCACGCTGGGATATACCCTGCCGGACGCACTGATCAAACGTGCCCACCTGCAGAAAGTACGTGTATACGCCAGCGCCCAGAATATTGCCACTATCTCCAACGTAGGCGTTCCCATCGATCCGGAAATCACTACCGGCGAAGGCAATATCTATGGCAGGACCTGGCCGTTCCAGAAAACGTGGTCCTTCGGATTACAGGTAAACTTCTAAAACAGCAGCACATGACAAAGCGTATATATATACCCGTTATATTATTGATGATCATTGCAACAGTAGGTTGCAAGAAATATGTTGACAAAGGACTGCCAGACACCTTTGACGACAATAATTTCTGGCGGACAGAAGACAACGTCCGCGTTTATTGCTGGTCTTTTTATGAGATGTTCCCGGGATATGGCAATGGCAACGGCACCGGTGATTTTTACTTCACCACCCTGTCTGATGACCAGGCAGCGCCCACCATCCAGCCGCTGACCATCAACATACCCACCAGCAATTCCAAATGGGACTTCTCTTACGTGCGTAAAGCCAATATTCTGCTGGAAAGGGCTGACCGCGTACAGATGGCCGATGAAGCCAAAAACCACTGGAAAGGCGTGGCCCGTTTTTTCCGTGCACTGGCCTACTACAACCTGGTGAGAGAATTTGGCGATGTTCCCTGGCTGGGACATTCCATGGACATCAGCGACAGCAACTATATCTACAAAGGCCGCGATCCCCGCACCCAGGTGATGGACAGTGTCCTCAACGATCTGGATTTCGCTATCACCAACCTCCGGGTAAAAGACCAGGACAATACCATCAACCAGTACATTGCGCTGGCACTGAAGTCACGCATATGCCTGTACGAAGGTACCTGGCGTAAATACCACACCGCCGTGGGACTGCAAGGCGCCGACAAGTTCCTGCTGGCTGCCAAAGATGCCGCTGAAAAGCTGATCGCCGGTCCGTATGTGTTGAATACAGACTACACCACCACATACAACTCCATCGACCTGTCTACCAGCAAGGAAGTGTTGTTGTACAAAAAATATCTGCCCAGCTACCTGACTCACTCCCTGATCGGCTACCTGACCAGCAGTACCACCATGTCTGGCATCAACAAAAACGCGATCGAGTCTTTCGTTTGCACCGACGGGCTGCCTATCAGCCTGTCCCCGCTCTATAAAGGCGATGACAACATTCAGAATACCCGGGCCAACAGGGACAAACGCCTGCTGCAATCCATCGACACCGTGTTGTGCTACAAAACCAACCTGGTGGCTGGCAGACAAAGCAGCACCGGCTATCGTCCGGCTAAATTCCTGAACCCGCTGGTAGCCAACGTGGTAGCGCCTTACAACGATACCGACGCTCCGCTGTTCTGGCTGGCAGAAGTGCTGCTCAACTACGCAGAAGCCGCCGCCGAACTGAACAACATGGGTAAATATACCTTCAGCCAGGCTGACCTGGACAAATCCGTGAACAAACTGCGTGCAAGGGCCGGTGTGGCCCCGCTGCAATACCTCGGCTCTGAACAGCAGGTAGGTGTGAATGGTACCGCATTCAGTGACCCGGCCAATAAAATCAATGTTTCCCCCCTGATCTGGGAAGTAAGAAGAGAAAGAAGGGTGGAACTGATGCTGGACGGTTTCCGGTATCATGACCTGATGCGCTGGTCTTTAGGCGCTAACCTGAACACAACTACCAACCCCGACATCGCCAAAGGCGCCAAAGTGCCGCCTCCTCCGGCCGGACAAACGCTTGACCGCGATGCCAACGGCTATATCCTGGTATATGCCCCTACCGTGTCCCGTGTGTTCTCCGACCCGAAAAACTACCTTCAGCCTATCCCCAGCGGACAGATTTCCCTCTATCCTGCAGGAAGGCTGACCCAGAACCCGGGCTGGTAATTTCCTCTATCGTGTGATCTGCATATGAGATAAATCGAAACAACAAAAACGCGAAAGCCCCCTGGCCAGCCATTGGTCAGGGGGCTTTTGCGTTCTATGCCTGCCGCCCGCCGCTGGTAAAAGTCTTTGGCACTTTTGCCCAAAAAATTTATACTTTGTGACCATGAGAAATATGTTACTGGCCCTTCCCCTGCTAGGGGCCTCTTTTGCTTATGCCCAACAACCTGCCAAAAAGCCGCTGGACCACTCCGTGTACGACAGCTGGCAAAATATCGGCACTAAACTGATCAGCAACGATGGACAATGGGTGGTGTATACCGTCGCCCTGCAGGAAGGAGACGGTTCCCTGGTCATCTATGACCGTAAAACAGGCCAGTCCCGGACCATTGCCCGTGGCAGCAGCCCGGTGATCACCAACGATTCCCGGCATGTGATATTCAGCATTAAACCGCTGTTTAAAGACACCCGCGAAGCCCGCATCAAAAAGAAAAAACCGGCTGAAATGCCGAAAGATTCCATGGGCATCGTTACCCTCGCCACCGGCGACCTTCAGAAACTCCCAGGCATCAAATCCTTTAAAACACCCGCCAAAGGCAGCGGATGGCTCGCATACCTGGTAGAAAAACCAGCCGCCGACAGCGCAAAAGCCAAAGGCAAAACCACTACCAAAACTGCCGATGACGACCGTGCTGATGATGATAAAAGCAGCAGCGATAAAAATGAAAATGGTACCCTCGTCATCCGTCAACTGAAAGACGGCAGCCAGGACTCCGTTAAAAACGTGGCGGAATATGTGTTCAGCAAACCAGGTAATAACCTTCTGATAGAAATCACTTCGGAGAAAAAAGACTCCCTGTCCCGCTCCGGCGTACTGCTGTGGCATACCGCCAACCGCAAGGCAGATACGCTCAGCCGCGGCTATGGCGATTACAAACAATTCGCCTTCGATGACAAGGGAGAACAGGCCGCCTATTTCGGTACACGCGACAGCGCTAAATCCCTCCAGCAGTTCTACCAGCTGTTTTATTATAAACCCGGACAGGACAGCGCCATTACCGCAGCCGATAAAAACAGCAGCGGCATTCCCTCCCGCTGGACCATCAGCTCCAACAGCCTGATCTGGTTCAGCAAAGACGGGCAACGCCTGTTCTTTGGCACCGCTCCCATCCTGCCGGTAAAAGATACCAGCATCGTGGATTTTGAAGTGGCCAAAGTAGATATCTGGAACTATAAAGATGACTACCTGCAACCCATGCAGCTCAAAAACGCAGACAAGGAACTGAAAAGGAACTATGCTGCCATATATTATCCCGGCTCCAAACGTATCCTCCAGCTGGGCGATCAGGACCTGGAGAACGTGGTCATCCCCGCAGAAGGCAATGGCCGCTACGCCCTCGGTTACACCGATAAAGGCGACCGCATTCAGCTGCAATGGATAGGCCGTACCCTCAAAACAGGCTATCTGATCAACCTGGAAGATGGTTCCCGCAAAAAAATCAAAGAGAAACTGGATGGCTTCTATTCCATCTCTCCCAATGGCCAGTATATCCTGTGGTACGACCTGGTGGACAAACAATATTCCACCTATCATAATGCCACCGGCACCGTAGTCAACATCACCAAAAACATTCCGACCAAACTGTTTGATGAAGAAGATGACCATCCCGACGTACCGGAACCATACGGCATTGCAGGATGGCTCAACAACGACAAGTTTGTATACCTCTATGACCGTTACGATATCTGGGAAGTAGATCCCACCGGCAAAAAAGCACCTGCCATGATCACCTTTGGCAAAGGCCGCCAGGAGAAAACCCGTTTCCGCGTCCTGAAGCTGGACGAAGAACAGAAGTTTTACAATCCCGGCGACCTGCTGGTGCTCAGTGCCTTCCAGGACAGCAGCAAATACAACGGTTTCTACTCCCTGCAATTACAGGCAAAAAATGAAAAGCTGCGCAGGCCGCAACAGCTGGTACTGGGCCCCAACAGCTACCTGGACCTGGTGAAAGCGAAAGACGCCAACGCATATACGTATACCCGTGCCAGTTATACAGAATCGCCCAATGTATATACCGGCGAACTGAACAAAGCGGTGAAAATCAGCAATACCAACCCGCAACAGCAGGAGTACAACTGGGGCACCGCCTCCCTGTATAAGTGGACCACCTTCACCGGCAAGCAGTCAGAAGGTATCCTCTATAAACCGGAAGACTTCGACCCCAACAAAAAATACCCGGTTATTTTCTATTTCTACGAGAAACTGACCGATGGCCTCTATAGCTATCAGGCACCCGCGCCTACGCCATCCCGGCTGAACATCTCCTTCTTTGTCAGCCGTGGTTACCTGGTGTTTGCACCGGATATCACGTATGAAAACGGTTACCCGGGCAAAAGCGCCTACGATTATATCGTGAGCGCGGCCGAAGATCTTGCCAAACAACCATGGGTAGACGGCAAAAACATGGGGATACAGGGTCAGAGCTGGGGTGGCTACCAGGTAGCTTTCCTGATCACGCAGACCAACCTTTTTAAGGCGGCATGGGCCGGAGCGCCGGTAGCCAATATGACCAGCGCCTATGGCGGCATACGTTGGGAAAGCGGTATGAACCGCCAATTCCAATACGAACATTCCCAGAGCCGCATCGGCGCCACCCTGTGGGACAAACCGGAGCTGTACATACAGAACTCTCCGCTGTTTAATCTTCCGAAAGTAAATACGCCTGTTGCCATTATGGCCAACGATGCCGACGGCGCCGTTCCCTGGTACCAGGGCATTGAAATGTTCACCGGCTTACGCCGCCTTGGCAAACCTGTATGGCTGCTGAACTACAACAACGAAGCGCATAACCTCGTACAACGCCAGAACCGTAAAGACATCCAGCGCCGCGAGCAACAGTTCTTCGACCACTTCCTGAAAGGCGCTCCTGCGCCACAGTGGCTCGAGTCCGGTGTTCCTGCCACGGAGAAAGGCATTAACTGGGGCTTTGACGTGAAATAATTCAAGGATTTTTTGATTGACGGATTTTTTGATTTCCGTGGATCACAGAGATAAAGACCGAAGCGATTAAATACCAATCGCTTCGGTCTTTTTTTCGCTTACAGCTCCCTGAATCTCCAAATTCAGACATCAAAAAATTCATAATATTTAACAAAAAACATATATTTACAATGAATAATCGCCACTTTAGCGTATGGTGTGATTTGCAGCGATAGCGATATCCACTAACACCACATTTTAGTACCTATGAACTTCCATATCTGTCATCCCGGAGATGCTTTGCGTCCGTTCGTTAAACAATTTTATTACTGGGAAGATGATTCCCGCGGCCAGATACAGTTACCGCAGCATTTATTTACGCTGGGCGACCAGTACATGGTATTTATCCCGGAAGGGACAGCGGTGATAAAGCCGGCAGACCATGCGGCCT
The Chitinophaga varians genome window above contains:
- a CDS encoding DMT family transporter, yielding MKKAFLQLHLSVFLAGFTGILGKLISLNEGLLVWYRLLITAVTMYVLFRLQGTFRKLPWKDIVPIGATGVVVALHWLFFYGSIKYSNVSIGVICFSLTSLFTAVFDPLINRRRFDVAEMLLSMLTLFGILLIFHFDTQYRTGIVLGIISAMFAALFTVYNKRLVKRFDTNTITFYELSTGLVVLSLALPFYLHFFPVSSVIPGFSDLMYLLVLAWLCTICMYTLSMNALKKISPFTVNLCFNLEPVYSIVLAFILFHENKHLNNAFYAGLACIVLSVALQMARVTWQHKTGRVMAG
- a CDS encoding RagB/SusD family nutrient uptake outer membrane protein translates to MTKRIYIPVILLMIIATVGCKKYVDKGLPDTFDDNNFWRTEDNVRVYCWSFYEMFPGYGNGNGTGDFYFTTLSDDQAAPTIQPLTINIPTSNSKWDFSYVRKANILLERADRVQMADEAKNHWKGVARFFRALAYYNLVREFGDVPWLGHSMDISDSNYIYKGRDPRTQVMDSVLNDLDFAITNLRVKDQDNTINQYIALALKSRICLYEGTWRKYHTAVGLQGADKFLLAAKDAAEKLIAGPYVLNTDYTTTYNSIDLSTSKEVLLYKKYLPSYLTHSLIGYLTSSTTMSGINKNAIESFVCTDGLPISLSPLYKGDDNIQNTRANRDKRLLQSIDTVLCYKTNLVAGRQSSTGYRPAKFLNPLVANVVAPYNDTDAPLFWLAEVLLNYAEAAAELNNMGKYTFSQADLDKSVNKLRARAGVAPLQYLGSEQQVGVNGTAFSDPANKINVSPLIWEVRRERRVELMLDGFRYHDLMRWSLGANLNTTTNPDIAKGAKVPPPPAGQTLDRDANGYILVYAPTVSRVFSDPKNYLQPIPSGQISLYPAGRLTQNPGW
- a CDS encoding prolyl oligopeptidase family serine peptidase, which codes for MRNMLLALPLLGASFAYAQQPAKKPLDHSVYDSWQNIGTKLISNDGQWVVYTVALQEGDGSLVIYDRKTGQSRTIARGSSPVITNDSRHVIFSIKPLFKDTREARIKKKKPAEMPKDSMGIVTLATGDLQKLPGIKSFKTPAKGSGWLAYLVEKPAADSAKAKGKTTTKTADDDRADDDKSSSDKNENGTLVIRQLKDGSQDSVKNVAEYVFSKPGNNLLIEITSEKKDSLSRSGVLLWHTANRKADTLSRGYGDYKQFAFDDKGEQAAYFGTRDSAKSLQQFYQLFYYKPGQDSAITAADKNSSGIPSRWTISSNSLIWFSKDGQRLFFGTAPILPVKDTSIVDFEVAKVDIWNYKDDYLQPMQLKNADKELKRNYAAIYYPGSKRILQLGDQDLENVVIPAEGNGRYALGYTDKGDRIQLQWIGRTLKTGYLINLEDGSRKKIKEKLDGFYSISPNGQYILWYDLVDKQYSTYHNATGTVVNITKNIPTKLFDEEDDHPDVPEPYGIAGWLNNDKFVYLYDRYDIWEVDPTGKKAPAMITFGKGRQEKTRFRVLKLDEEQKFYNPGDLLVLSAFQDSSKYNGFYSLQLQAKNEKLRRPQQLVLGPNSYLDLVKAKDANAYTYTRASYTESPNVYTGELNKAVKISNTNPQQQEYNWGTASLYKWTTFTGKQSEGILYKPEDFDPNKKYPVIFYFYEKLTDGLYSYQAPAPTPSRLNISFFVSRGYLVFAPDITYENGYPGKSAYDYIVSAAEDLAKQPWVDGKNMGIQGQSWGGYQVAFLITQTNLFKAAWAGAPVANMTSAYGGIRWESGMNRQFQYEHSQSRIGATLWDKPELYIQNSPLFNLPKVNTPVAIMANDADGAVPWYQGIEMFTGLRRLGKPVWLLNYNNEAHNLVQRQNRKDIQRREQQFFDHFLKGAPAPQWLESGVPATEKGINWGFDVK
- a CDS encoding SusC/RagA family TonB-linked outer membrane protein: MKKRLLFTFIFLLVYASSWAQNIITGTVLDKSSQQPIIGATITAGKKGTVTDPDGKFRLDAPAGTVVVHVTFIGYQPQDVPVGKNALRILLSPDERSLEQVVVVGYGTQKKANLTGAVNTVDISKTMQGRPITDPSKALQGISPGLNIQYSNGGLTAGPSINIRGMGSVNGSNRPLILVDNVETPDLTMINPEDIESVSVLKDAASTSIYGARAAFGVVLIKTKSGVRNMPTRVTYSNNFGWNSPTSLPDFADPVQELTGLINAAKRTGATSPELFGMQLSKLRDGIKNWQDKYANNRKSNEMVPGEDFDLPTGSSPAYFYRVWDVKDIMLRKWSPQQVHNLSVQGGSEKVSYFLSAGYNNTGGVMKLNPDQVKKYNITGAVNASVTNWLDLDLKMMYRNFEYDYPYQYQNYFQYMWRWGAYFPYGTYQGNYFRHTPGYLANAPTNDVVDNYTRVNLGATLKLTKDLNVRADYTIGRDNIMRHEVGGKVMLWDFWQSTMPLKDLAAGTSDNKMGYRANRYKVNTFNIYATYDKKLSKDHAIKVMVGANAEDADTVGVNASRLTPLDQSKPEFNLAVGDMSTSGFHLARAYAGFFGRVNYNYKDKWLLELNGRYDGASSFPPADRWAFFPSASAGYRISQESFFQPVRNILSDMKIRASYGTLGNQDLGGVYYIPFMPTSTVNWVVGNNNAPGVAAPTAVTKSLTWETVRTLDFGTDISLFNNNINVTFDWYERNTSDMLTSKAVPSAFGAAAPMVNNGALRTRGYEISIDANYPLKKDWTIYGTLSFWDSKTFVTQWDNPSMLLTQNYVGKQLGEIWGFETDRYFTKDDDMTKLPDQSKLTDGTFKFGPGDIKYKDLDGSGVIDGGKGSLNDHGDLKRIGNALPRYQYSVRLGTTFKQFDFDVLFQGVGKQNYWGLGDLAIPLYRAGDILYDHQLDFWTESNPNAKYPNPYPNNANGKVQGLTAAAGGNNFYPQSKYLLNLAYLRLKNITLGYTLPDALIKRAHLQKVRVYASAQNIATISNVGVPIDPEITTGEGNIYGRTWPFQKTWSFGLQVNF
- a CDS encoding DeoR/GlpR family DNA-binding transcription regulator, whose translation is MLKEERQAFIMKQINLHNKVLSTDISAMLSISEDTVRRDLKEMAEEGKVLKVHGGAIGRSFHYPFDEGNSVYAQAAKKQIAEKTLKLLKNDMVILTGGGTTMIELAKAIPVNLRATFFTISPLVALQLVEHPNLTVITIGGQLSRSSHIHIGASVINQLAEIKVDLCLLGANGFSIQDGMTESDWEVVQVKRAMLRASKKMAILSIAEKLNSSQRMKVCDLNQINYLITELEPDNHFLDAYQHLDLELF
- a CDS encoding polyprenol monophosphomannose synthase, which encodes MEKLVIIPTYNEKDNIRNIIDAVFSLQQNFHILIVDDGSPDGTGNIVKSLQNEHPGQLFLEERSGKQGLGTAYIHGFKWALARNYQYIFEMDADFSHNPKDLVRLYDACAKGGADVAVGSRYVKGGKTENWPWDRAVLSYGASIYVGMITWMPVKDPTAGFVCYRNTVLEAINLDQIQFVGYAFQIEMKFTAWKLGFTIAEVPITFKDRREGYSKMSKGIVKEGVLGVLKIQWQSLFRNYKKRVTN